One Phragmites australis chromosome 23, lpPhrAust1.1, whole genome shotgun sequence DNA window includes the following coding sequences:
- the LOC133905882 gene encoding adenine phosphoribosyltransferase 1 isoform X3: protein MASSDGRVERIASSIRVIPDFPKPGIMFHDITTLLLDPKAFSDTIDLFVERYKDKGITVVAGVEARGFIFGPPIALAIGAKFVPLRKPKKLPGEVISEEYALEYGTDKIEMHVGAVEPNDRALIVDDLIATGGTLLAAVKLLVPILALYVSRRMAAFS from the exons ATGGCGTCCAGCGACGGGCGCGTGGAGCGGATCGCGTCGAGCATCCGCGTCATCCCCGACTTCCCCAAGCCAG GGATTATGTTTCATGATATCACGACGTTGCTCCTTGATCCAAAGGCATTTAGTGACACGATTGACCTCTTTGTTGAGAGGTACAAGGACAAGGGGATCACTGTAGTTGCTG GCGTTGAAGCTAGAGGATTTATTTTTGGTCCTCCAATTGCATTGGCAATAGGTGCAAAGTTTGTACCACTGAGAAAACCGAAAAAGTTACCTG GTGAGGTGATCTCTGAAGAGTATGCTTTAGAATATGGCACCGACAAAATAGAAATGCATGTAGGAGCCGTGGAGCCCAATGATAGGGCGCTCATCGTTGATGATCTTATTGCCACTGGTGGAACCCTGCTTGCAGCTGTCAAGCTTCTTG TTCCCATTCTGGCTTTATACGTCTCAAGGAGGATGGCAGCTTTTTCATGA
- the LOC133905882 gene encoding adenine phosphoribosyltransferase 1 isoform X4 gives MASSDGRVERIASSIRVIPDFPKPGIMFHDITTLLLDPKAFSDTIDLFVERYKDKGITVVAGVEARGFIFGPPIALAIGAKFVPLRKPKKLPGEVISEEYALEYGTDKIEMHVGAVEPNDRALIVDDLIATGGTLLAAVKLLGKQ, from the exons ATGGCGTCCAGCGACGGGCGCGTGGAGCGGATCGCGTCGAGCATCCGCGTCATCCCCGACTTCCCCAAGCCAG GGATTATGTTTCATGATATCACGACGTTGCTCCTTGATCCAAAGGCATTTAGTGACACGATTGACCTCTTTGTTGAGAGGTACAAGGACAAGGGGATCACTGTAGTTGCTG GCGTTGAAGCTAGAGGATTTATTTTTGGTCCTCCAATTGCATTGGCAATAGGTGCAAAGTTTGTACCACTGAGAAAACCGAAAAAGTTACCTG GTGAGGTGATCTCTGAAGAGTATGCTTTAGAATATGGCACCGACAAAATAGAAATGCATGTAGGAGCCGTGGAGCCCAATGATAGGGCGCTCATCGTTGATGATCTTATTGCCACTGGTGGAACCCTGCTTGCAGCTGTCAAGCTTCTTG gaaaacAGTAG